A section of the Indicator indicator isolate 239-I01 chromosome 26, UM_Iind_1.1, whole genome shotgun sequence genome encodes:
- the ATP2A2 gene encoding sarcoplasmic/endoplasmic reticulum calcium ATPase 2 isoform X1, producing MENAHTKTVEEVLAYFGVNESTGLSLEQVKKLKEKWGSNELPAEEGKTLLELVIEQFEDLLVRILLLAACISFVLAWFEEGEETITAFVEPFVILLILVANAIVGVWQERNAENAIEALKEYEPEMGKVYRQDRKSVQRIKARDIVPGDIVEVAVGDKVPADIRITSIKSTTLRVDQSILTGESVSVIKHTDPVPDPRAVNQDKKNMLFSGTNIAAGKAMGVVIATGVNTEIGKIRDEMVATEQERTPLQQKLDEFGEQLSKVISLICIAVWIINIGHFNDPVHGGSWIRGAIYYFKIAVALAVAAIPEGLPAVITTCLALGTRRMAKKNAIVRSLPSVETLGCTSVICSDKTGTLTTNQMSVCRMFILDRVEGDSCSLNEFTVTGSTYAPMGEVHKDDKLIKCSQYDGLVELATICALCNDSSLDYNEAKGVYEKVGEATETALTCLVEKMNVFDTDLKGLSRIERANACNSVIKQLMKKEFTLEFSRDRKSMSVYCTPNKPSRTSMSKMFVKGAPEGVIDRCTHVRVGSAKIPLTPGIKQKIMSVIREWGTGRDTLRCLALATHDSPPRKEEMNLEDSSNFINYETNLTFVGCVGMLDPPRIEVASSIKLCRQAGIRVIMITGDNKGTAVAICRRIGIFVEDEDVSTKAFTGREFDELSLAAQRDACHHARCFARVEPSHKSKIVEFLQSFDEITAMTGDGVNDAPALKKAEIGIAMGSGTAVAKTASEMVLADDNFSTIVAAVEEGRAIYNNMKQFIRYLISSNVGEVVCIFLTAALGFPEALIPVQLLWVNLVTDGLPATALGFNPPDLDIMNKPPRNPKEPLISGWLFFRYLAIGCYVGAATVGAAAWWFIAADGGPRVSFYQLSHFLQCKEDNPDFDGIDCVVFESPYPMTMALSVLVTIEMCNALNSLSENQSLMRMPPWENIWLVGAICLSMSLHFLILYVEPLPIIFQITPLNVTQWLMVLKISLPVILLDETLKYVARNYLEPGKDSVRPATKPCSLSACTEGVSWPFVFITMPLVIWLYSTDTNFSDMFWS from the exons GTCCTGGCCTGGTTTGAAGAAGGTGAAGAAACTATCACAGCATTTGTAGAGCCTTTTGTAATCTTACTTATATTAGTAGCCAATGCAATTGTAGGAGTGTGGCAG gaaagaaatgctgaaaatgCTATTGAAGCACTTAAAGAATATGAACCAGAAATGGGCAAAGTGTATCGACAAGACCGGAAGAGTGTACAGAGGATTAAAGCAAGAGACATTGTCCCTGGTGACATTGTAGAAGTGGCAG TTGGAGACAAGGTTCCTGCTGATATAAGAATTACTTCTATCAAATCTACAACTCTAAGAGTAGACCAGTCAATTCTCACAG GTGAATCTGTGTCTGTGATTAAGCACACTGACCCTGTGCCTGATCCTCGTGCTGTAAACCAAGACAAGAAGAACATGCTTTTTTCT GGTACTAATATTGCTGCTGGTAAAGCTATGGGAGTGGTTATTGCAACAGGAGTAAACACTGAAATTGGCAAAATTCGTGATGAGATGGTGGCTACTGAACAAGAGAGAACTCCACTCCAACAGAAACTGGATGAGTTTGGCGAGCAGCTGTCTAAAGTCATCTCCCTTATCTGCATCGCTGTTTGGATAATAAACATTGGTCATTTCAATGATCCGGTTCACGGTGGCTCCTGGATTCGAGGTGCTATCTATTACTTTAAAATTGCTGTTGCTCTTGCTGTTGCTGCTATTCCCGAGGGTCTGCCAGCTGTCATTACCACCTGCTTGGCTCTTGGAACCCGAAGAATGGCCAAGAAGAATGCTATTGTTAGAAGTCTTCCCTCTGTGGAAACATTGGGTTGCACCTCGGTTATTTGTTCTGACAAGACTGGTACTCTGACCACAAATCAGATGTCAGTCTGCAGG ATGTTTATCCTGGATAGAGTAGAAGGAGATAGCTGTTCTCTGAATGAATTCACTGTAACTGGTTCAACATATGCACCCATGGGAGAAGT GCATAAAGATGACAAACTTATTAAATGTAGCCAGTATGATGGCCTGGTGGAACTTGCAACGATCTGTGCGCTCTGTAATGATTCCTCTTTGGATTACAATGAA GCTAAGGGAGTCTATGAAAAagttggtgaagctacagaaacgGCACTTACCTGTCTGGTTGAGAAGATGAACGTATTTGACACAGATTTGAAAGGACTTTCTAGAATTGAACGTGCGAATGCTTGTAACTCG GTGATAAAACAACTCATGAAGAAAGAATTCACTCTGGAATTCTCAAGAGACAGAAAGTCTATGTCTGTGTATTGTacaccaaacaaaccaagccGCACGTCCATGAGTAAGATGTTTGTTAAG ggtgCTCCTGAAGGTGTGATTGACAGATGTACGCATGTCCGTGTTGGAAGTGCTAAAATACCATTGACCCCAGGAATTAAGCAGAAAATTATGTCTGTCATTAGAGAATGGGGAACTGGCAGAGACACACTACGTTGCTTGGCTCTGGCAACCCATGACAGTCCacccagaaaagaagaaatgaaccTTGAGGACTCCTCAAATTTCATAAACTATGAG ACCAACCTGACCTTTGTTGGCTGTGTGGGTATGCTGGATCCCCCAAGAATTGAAGTGGCTTCGTCTATAAAGCTGTGCAGACAAGCTGGCATTAGAGTTATTATGATCACTGGTGATAACAAAGGCACTGCAGTAGCTATTTGCCGTCGCATTGGCATCTTTGTGGAAGATGAAGATGTTTCTACAAAGGCCTTTACTGGACGTGAATTCGATGAACTCTCacttgctgcccagagagatgcttGCCACCATGCCCGCTGCTTTGCCCGTGTGGAGCCTTCCCATAAATCTAAAATTGTTGAGTTTCTTCAATCTTTTGATGAGATTACAGCTATG ACTGGTGATGGTGTTAATGATGCCCCTGcactgaagaaagcagaaattgGAATTGCTATGGGTTCTGGTACTGCAGTGGCTAAAACTGCTTCTGAAATGGTTTTAGCAGATGACAATTTCTCAACTATTGTAGCTGCTGTGGAAGAAGGACGTGCAATTTATAACAACATGAAACAGTTCATCCGTTACTTGATCTCTTCCAATGTTGGAGAAGTTGTTTG TATCTTCTTGACTGCTGCCTTGGGTTTTCCTGAAGCTCTAATTCCTGTCCAACTGTTGTGGGTAAACCTTGTGACGGATGGTCTCCCTGCCACTGCTCTGGGCTTCAATCCTCCCGATCTCGATATCATGAACAAGCCACCACGTAACCCTAAAGAGCCACTGATCAGTGGATGGCTCTTCTTCCGTTACCTAGCTATTGGAT gTTATGTTGGTGCTGCCAcagtgggtgctgctgcttggtggtTTATCGCTGCTGATGGTGGTCCGAGAGTTTCCTTCTATCAGCTG AGCCATTTCCTGCAGTGCAAAGAGGACAATCCAGACTTCGATGGTATTGACTGCGTGGTTTTTGAGTCTCCATATCCAATGACAATGGCTCTTTCTGTACTGGTCACCATAGAGATGTGCAACGCTCTCAACAG TCTATCAGAAAACCAGTCCTTGATGAGGATGCCCCCATGGGAAAACATCTGGCTGGTGGGCGCTATTTGCTTGTCCATGTCACTTCACTTCCTTATCCTTTATGTGGAACCACTGCCA attatcTTCCAGATCACACCTTTGAATGTGACTCAGTGGCTGATGGTATTGAAAATCTCCCTACCTGTCATTCTGCTGGATGAAACACTCAAATATGTGGCCCGTAACTACCTGGAACCTGGTAAAGATAGTGTGCGGCCTGCCACCAAACCCTGTTCTTTGTCAGCATGCACCGAAGGAGTTTCATGGCCGTTTGTGTTCATTACTATGCCCTTGGTTATCTGGCTTTACAGCACAGACACTAACTTTAGTGATATGTTCTGGTCTTGA
- the ATP2A2 gene encoding sarcoplasmic/endoplasmic reticulum calcium ATPase 2 isoform X2, which produces MENAHTKTVEEVLAYFGVNESTGLSLEQVKKLKEKWGSNELPAEEGKTLLELVIEQFEDLLVRILLLAACISFERNAENAIEALKEYEPEMGKVYRQDRKSVQRIKARDIVPGDIVEVAVGDKVPADIRITSIKSTTLRVDQSILTGESVSVIKHTDPVPDPRAVNQDKKNMLFSGTNIAAGKAMGVVIATGVNTEIGKIRDEMVATEQERTPLQQKLDEFGEQLSKVISLICIAVWIINIGHFNDPVHGGSWIRGAIYYFKIAVALAVAAIPEGLPAVITTCLALGTRRMAKKNAIVRSLPSVETLGCTSVICSDKTGTLTTNQMSVCRMFILDRVEGDSCSLNEFTVTGSTYAPMGEVHKDDKLIKCSQYDGLVELATICALCNDSSLDYNEAKGVYEKVGEATETALTCLVEKMNVFDTDLKGLSRIERANACNSVIKQLMKKEFTLEFSRDRKSMSVYCTPNKPSRTSMSKMFVKGAPEGVIDRCTHVRVGSAKIPLTPGIKQKIMSVIREWGTGRDTLRCLALATHDSPPRKEEMNLEDSSNFINYETNLTFVGCVGMLDPPRIEVASSIKLCRQAGIRVIMITGDNKGTAVAICRRIGIFVEDEDVSTKAFTGREFDELSLAAQRDACHHARCFARVEPSHKSKIVEFLQSFDEITAMTGDGVNDAPALKKAEIGIAMGSGTAVAKTASEMVLADDNFSTIVAAVEEGRAIYNNMKQFIRYLISSNVGEVVCIFLTAALGFPEALIPVQLLWVNLVTDGLPATALGFNPPDLDIMNKPPRNPKEPLISGWLFFRYLAIGCYVGAATVGAAAWWFIAADGGPRVSFYQLSHFLQCKEDNPDFDGIDCVVFESPYPMTMALSVLVTIEMCNALNSLSENQSLMRMPPWENIWLVGAICLSMSLHFLILYVEPLPIIFQITPLNVTQWLMVLKISLPVILLDETLKYVARNYLEPGKDSVRPATKPCSLSACTEGVSWPFVFITMPLVIWLYSTDTNFSDMFWS; this is translated from the exons gaaagaaatgctgaaaatgCTATTGAAGCACTTAAAGAATATGAACCAGAAATGGGCAAAGTGTATCGACAAGACCGGAAGAGTGTACAGAGGATTAAAGCAAGAGACATTGTCCCTGGTGACATTGTAGAAGTGGCAG TTGGAGACAAGGTTCCTGCTGATATAAGAATTACTTCTATCAAATCTACAACTCTAAGAGTAGACCAGTCAATTCTCACAG GTGAATCTGTGTCTGTGATTAAGCACACTGACCCTGTGCCTGATCCTCGTGCTGTAAACCAAGACAAGAAGAACATGCTTTTTTCT GGTACTAATATTGCTGCTGGTAAAGCTATGGGAGTGGTTATTGCAACAGGAGTAAACACTGAAATTGGCAAAATTCGTGATGAGATGGTGGCTACTGAACAAGAGAGAACTCCACTCCAACAGAAACTGGATGAGTTTGGCGAGCAGCTGTCTAAAGTCATCTCCCTTATCTGCATCGCTGTTTGGATAATAAACATTGGTCATTTCAATGATCCGGTTCACGGTGGCTCCTGGATTCGAGGTGCTATCTATTACTTTAAAATTGCTGTTGCTCTTGCTGTTGCTGCTATTCCCGAGGGTCTGCCAGCTGTCATTACCACCTGCTTGGCTCTTGGAACCCGAAGAATGGCCAAGAAGAATGCTATTGTTAGAAGTCTTCCCTCTGTGGAAACATTGGGTTGCACCTCGGTTATTTGTTCTGACAAGACTGGTACTCTGACCACAAATCAGATGTCAGTCTGCAGG ATGTTTATCCTGGATAGAGTAGAAGGAGATAGCTGTTCTCTGAATGAATTCACTGTAACTGGTTCAACATATGCACCCATGGGAGAAGT GCATAAAGATGACAAACTTATTAAATGTAGCCAGTATGATGGCCTGGTGGAACTTGCAACGATCTGTGCGCTCTGTAATGATTCCTCTTTGGATTACAATGAA GCTAAGGGAGTCTATGAAAAagttggtgaagctacagaaacgGCACTTACCTGTCTGGTTGAGAAGATGAACGTATTTGACACAGATTTGAAAGGACTTTCTAGAATTGAACGTGCGAATGCTTGTAACTCG GTGATAAAACAACTCATGAAGAAAGAATTCACTCTGGAATTCTCAAGAGACAGAAAGTCTATGTCTGTGTATTGTacaccaaacaaaccaagccGCACGTCCATGAGTAAGATGTTTGTTAAG ggtgCTCCTGAAGGTGTGATTGACAGATGTACGCATGTCCGTGTTGGAAGTGCTAAAATACCATTGACCCCAGGAATTAAGCAGAAAATTATGTCTGTCATTAGAGAATGGGGAACTGGCAGAGACACACTACGTTGCTTGGCTCTGGCAACCCATGACAGTCCacccagaaaagaagaaatgaaccTTGAGGACTCCTCAAATTTCATAAACTATGAG ACCAACCTGACCTTTGTTGGCTGTGTGGGTATGCTGGATCCCCCAAGAATTGAAGTGGCTTCGTCTATAAAGCTGTGCAGACAAGCTGGCATTAGAGTTATTATGATCACTGGTGATAACAAAGGCACTGCAGTAGCTATTTGCCGTCGCATTGGCATCTTTGTGGAAGATGAAGATGTTTCTACAAAGGCCTTTACTGGACGTGAATTCGATGAACTCTCacttgctgcccagagagatgcttGCCACCATGCCCGCTGCTTTGCCCGTGTGGAGCCTTCCCATAAATCTAAAATTGTTGAGTTTCTTCAATCTTTTGATGAGATTACAGCTATG ACTGGTGATGGTGTTAATGATGCCCCTGcactgaagaaagcagaaattgGAATTGCTATGGGTTCTGGTACTGCAGTGGCTAAAACTGCTTCTGAAATGGTTTTAGCAGATGACAATTTCTCAACTATTGTAGCTGCTGTGGAAGAAGGACGTGCAATTTATAACAACATGAAACAGTTCATCCGTTACTTGATCTCTTCCAATGTTGGAGAAGTTGTTTG TATCTTCTTGACTGCTGCCTTGGGTTTTCCTGAAGCTCTAATTCCTGTCCAACTGTTGTGGGTAAACCTTGTGACGGATGGTCTCCCTGCCACTGCTCTGGGCTTCAATCCTCCCGATCTCGATATCATGAACAAGCCACCACGTAACCCTAAAGAGCCACTGATCAGTGGATGGCTCTTCTTCCGTTACCTAGCTATTGGAT gTTATGTTGGTGCTGCCAcagtgggtgctgctgcttggtggtTTATCGCTGCTGATGGTGGTCCGAGAGTTTCCTTCTATCAGCTG AGCCATTTCCTGCAGTGCAAAGAGGACAATCCAGACTTCGATGGTATTGACTGCGTGGTTTTTGAGTCTCCATATCCAATGACAATGGCTCTTTCTGTACTGGTCACCATAGAGATGTGCAACGCTCTCAACAG TCTATCAGAAAACCAGTCCTTGATGAGGATGCCCCCATGGGAAAACATCTGGCTGGTGGGCGCTATTTGCTTGTCCATGTCACTTCACTTCCTTATCCTTTATGTGGAACCACTGCCA attatcTTCCAGATCACACCTTTGAATGTGACTCAGTGGCTGATGGTATTGAAAATCTCCCTACCTGTCATTCTGCTGGATGAAACACTCAAATATGTGGCCCGTAACTACCTGGAACCTGGTAAAGATAGTGTGCGGCCTGCCACCAAACCCTGTTCTTTGTCAGCATGCACCGAAGGAGTTTCATGGCCGTTTGTGTTCATTACTATGCCCTTGGTTATCTGGCTTTACAGCACAGACACTAACTTTAGTGATATGTTCTGGTCTTGA